One genomic window of Solanum stenotomum isolate F172 chromosome 9, ASM1918654v1, whole genome shotgun sequence includes the following:
- the LOC125875807 gene encoding uncharacterized protein LOC125875807, with amino-acid sequence MSKERPPEPLDFFIWTVEDVGLWLEEINLGGYRQIFKENGVNGEYLEGMSMFTTEQILRFIRRCHMKWGDFITLCKELRRIKVACLKGEQKVRQPWWAPSCLSIVFTKVAKRNRQSRVVSLKLEP; translated from the exons ATGAGCAAAGAAAGGCCACCAGAGCCACTGGATTTCTTTATTTGGACTGTTGAG GATGTTGGTCTATGGTTGGAAGAAATAAATCTCGGTGGCTATCGTCAAATTTTCAAAGAGAATGGTGTTAATGGGGAGTACTTGGAGGGTATGTCTATGTTCACGACTGAACAGATACTAAGGTTTATAAGAAGGTGTCACATGAAATGGGGAGACTTCATAACACTGTGCAAGGAGCTCAGGAGGATAAAAG TGGCTTGCTTGAAGGGAGAGCAAAAAGTTCGCCAACCTTGGTGGGCACCGTCATGTCTCTCTATAGTATTTACCAAGGTGGCCAAGCGTAACAGGCAGTCTAGAGTGGTTTCGCTGAAGCTGGAACCTTGA